One window from the genome of Castellaniella sp. MT123 encodes:
- a CDS encoding methyl-accepting chemotaxis protein produces MRDMKISTRLTLGFGFVVILLLILSGIGAWRILDSQRDNQELSHRLKTNDLIQQLTRQVGINANQTQATLAADPDTLRALKTSIATSDTQIQKISQELADMLSGTDTAALLRQAAKDRKTYLDSRDQAFKNLDSGNYGEADAFFNQQLPKMTAGYLGRVDQLSARQSESVRQLFDQSAHSSELGLTVLAIATLLALILSPLFAWRVTRSIIQPLRHAVGLAGAVAQRDLSVRIQSRGRDEIGQLLSALGAMADNLRHALGEVHGSSDAIASASARITAGNLDLSSRTEQQASSLAETAATMEQITATVRQSADNAQQANTLAESATRTATDGGTIVAELVGTMGEINVKSQQVADIIGVIDSIAFQTNILALNAAVEAARAGEQGRGFAVVAAEVRALAQRSAGAAKEIKALIDTSVAATAKGNEQAARAGATMRDIVESIRRVTDIMGEISAASREQTTGIEEINSAMTQMDGVTRQNASLVEESATAATSLRNQADALADLVATFTLHESDSEAMVAPTADIPARRAAVPLLMGT; encoded by the coding sequence ATGCGCGACATGAAAATCAGCACCCGACTGACCCTGGGATTTGGCTTCGTGGTCATCCTGTTGCTTATCCTGTCGGGCATCGGTGCCTGGCGCATCCTGGATTCGCAACGGGACAATCAGGAACTGAGCCACCGGCTGAAGACCAACGATCTGATCCAGCAACTGACCCGTCAGGTGGGCATCAACGCCAACCAGACACAGGCCACGCTGGCGGCCGACCCCGATACGCTGCGCGCGCTGAAGACCTCGATCGCGACCTCCGACACACAGATCCAGAAAATCAGCCAGGAACTGGCGGACATGCTGTCTGGCACCGATACGGCCGCGCTGCTACGGCAGGCTGCGAAAGATCGCAAAACCTATCTGGATAGCCGCGATCAGGCGTTCAAGAATCTGGACAGCGGCAACTACGGCGAGGCGGATGCGTTCTTCAACCAGCAACTGCCGAAAATGACCGCCGGCTACCTGGGCCGAGTCGACCAGTTGTCCGCCCGCCAGAGCGAATCCGTCCGGCAGTTGTTCGACCAAAGCGCTCACTCCAGCGAACTGGGCCTGACGGTGCTGGCCATCGCCACACTGCTCGCCCTGATCCTGTCGCCCCTGTTCGCCTGGCGGGTCACGCGATCGATCATCCAGCCGCTGCGCCACGCGGTGGGCCTGGCCGGCGCCGTCGCGCAACGGGATCTCAGCGTGCGGATCCAGTCACGCGGACGGGATGAGATCGGTCAACTGCTGTCGGCGCTGGGCGCCATGGCGGACAACCTGCGCCATGCGCTGGGCGAGGTGCACGGCAGCTCGGATGCGATCGCGTCGGCCTCGGCCCGGATCACGGCGGGCAACCTGGACCTGTCCTCGCGCACCGAGCAGCAGGCCAGTTCCCTGGCCGAAACCGCCGCCACGATGGAACAGATCACTGCCACCGTGCGCCAAAGCGCGGACAATGCCCAACAGGCCAATACCCTGGCGGAATCGGCCACACGCACCGCCACCGATGGCGGCACGATCGTCGCGGAACTGGTCGGCACCATGGGCGAGATCAACGTCAAATCCCAGCAGGTGGCCGACATCATCGGTGTCATCGATTCGATCGCCTTCCAGACCAACATCCTGGCCCTGAACGCCGCCGTCGAGGCCGCCCGCGCCGGCGAGCAGGGCCGCGGATTCGCCGTGGTCGCCGCCGAGGTGCGCGCCTTGGCGCAGCGATCCGCGGGGGCTGCGAAGGAAATCAAGGCGTTGATCGACACGTCCGTTGCAGCCACCGCCAAGGGCAACGAGCAGGCCGCACGGGCCGGCGCCACGATGCGCGACATCGTGGAAAGCATCCGCCGCGTCACTGACATCATGGGCGAGATCAGCGCCGCCAGCCGCGAACAAACCACCGGCATCGAGGAAATCAATTCCGCCATGACACAGATGGATGGCGTCACCCGCCAGAACGCCAGTCTGGTGGAAGAATCCGCCACAGCCGCCACAAGTCTGCGCAATCAGGCCGATGCGTTAGCGGATCTGGTGGCGACGTTCACGTTGCACGAGTCCGATTCCGAGGCCATGGTTGCGCCAACAGCGGACATCCCCGCACGGCGCGCCGCAGTCCCGTTGCTGATGGGGACATGA
- a CDS encoding AlpA family phage regulatory protein, with amino-acid sequence MSDTDTAQAAIPDTQLPATGFSRQPAVRKFAGGVASSTLWLWVRQGKIPAPVKISPRVAAWRNEELHAWATDPLAWQAQHKGL; translated from the coding sequence ATGAGCGATACCGACACTGCCCAAGCGGCAATCCCTGACACCCAGCTGCCTGCCACCGGGTTTTCCCGCCAGCCGGCCGTGCGCAAGTTCGCGGGCGGCGTCGCATCCTCAACCCTGTGGCTGTGGGTGCGTCAGGGGAAAATCCCTGCCCCTGTGAAGATCAGCCCCCGCGTAGCCGCGTGGCGTAATGAGGAACTGCACGCCTGGGCGACTGACCCGCTGGCCTGGCAAGCCCAGCACAAGGGGCTGTGA
- a CDS encoding integrase arm-type DNA-binding domain-containing protein, which yields MPKLAQQISDLAARKARPKDAAYTLASGNGLHLVIQPSGLKQWQVRYRTPDGKRGKKIVGVYPEMSIADAHKAAEELHQRVRVGAQPVGMVDRIKAANRAKTEDEIEAERVAADALAHSFTMLSDAWLADRKPGWATATYDKAVFIVRKRLQPFIGTLDVRTMASKDVVDVLHQMGTDAPSLARKARQYLNGVIEYSIQRGMRGDDQVLRLRGVLPKYRSGHIPAITKVQGIGPLMRAVDTYPGVIVRAGLLLAAYTACRPGVVASAAWSEIDLDRAEWTIPAAKMKMRHEHIVSLPTQAVALLQGVRQYSDGEYVFPGSQSNEHMHRDALSKALRDMGFKGRHATHGFRAMLRTVARERLKIDVDVLEAQLAHAKKDEIQAAYDRARFEDERRQVMQTWADFLQEQAGQKTIVEMRRA from the coding sequence ATGCCGAAACTCGCCCAGCAAATCAGCGACCTGGCCGCTCGAAAGGCCCGCCCGAAAGATGCCGCCTATACGTTGGCTTCTGGCAACGGCCTGCACCTGGTCATCCAGCCGTCAGGGTTGAAGCAATGGCAGGTGCGCTACCGCACCCCAGACGGCAAGCGCGGAAAGAAGATCGTGGGGGTGTACCCCGAGATGAGCATTGCCGACGCTCACAAGGCTGCCGAGGAACTGCACCAGCGGGTACGGGTGGGCGCGCAGCCGGTGGGGATGGTCGACCGCATCAAGGCGGCGAACCGGGCCAAGACCGAGGATGAGATAGAAGCGGAACGGGTGGCCGCCGATGCACTGGCCCACTCATTCACGATGCTGTCTGATGCCTGGCTGGCGGATCGCAAGCCGGGATGGGCCACGGCCACCTATGACAAGGCGGTATTCATCGTCAGGAAGCGCCTGCAGCCCTTCATCGGCACCCTGGACGTGCGCACCATGGCCAGCAAGGACGTGGTGGACGTGCTGCACCAGATGGGTACCGATGCGCCATCATTGGCCAGGAAGGCCCGCCAGTACCTGAATGGGGTGATTGAGTACAGCATTCAGCGCGGCATGCGCGGCGATGACCAGGTGCTGAGGCTGCGTGGCGTGCTGCCCAAGTACCGCAGTGGCCACATACCGGCCATCACCAAGGTGCAAGGTATCGGGCCACTCATGCGAGCGGTCGACACATACCCCGGCGTCATCGTGCGCGCCGGCCTGCTGCTGGCCGCCTACACGGCTTGCCGCCCGGGTGTGGTGGCTTCTGCTGCCTGGTCGGAAATCGACCTTGACCGGGCAGAATGGACGATCCCGGCGGCCAAAATGAAGATGCGTCATGAACACATCGTGAGCCTGCCCACCCAGGCGGTGGCGCTGCTGCAGGGCGTGCGCCAGTACAGTGACGGTGAATACGTCTTCCCGGGCAGTCAGAGCAACGAACACATGCACCGGGACGCCTTGAGCAAAGCCTTGCGGGATATGGGCTTCAAGGGGCGGCACGCTACCCACGGGTTCCGGGCCATGCTGCGGACCGTGGCGCGCGAACGGCTAAAAATCGATGTGGATGTGCTGGAAGCCCAGTTGGCCCACGCAAAGAAGGATGAAATCCAGGCGGCCTATGACCGGGCACGGTTCGAGGATGAACGGCGCCAGGTGATGCAGACCTGGGCGGATTTCCTGCAGGAGCAGGCAGGACAGAAAACTATCGTCGAGATGCGGCGGGCGTAA
- the rnr gene encoding ribonuclease R, which yields MKKRTNNDNNRDASSSPTADLPPDFDPSVPSREQVLDTLRHAEKLLSLEALADATHASIPLSTGFIRRIKAMERDGQIRFNAQGRLQICSDTAFISGTVQGHRDGYGFLIPDDGSRDLFLSTHEMAKVLHGDRVRVRVSGEYRGRPEGTIVEVLERRTVKLVGRFLKEHGTFVVAPEDQRIKHDILIAPQDSGGAEPGQVVTVQILRQPASHIQPLGRVTEVLGEIDDPGMEIEIAVRKFDVPVEFSKATLRQLNSIPDQVRDGETAGRIDLRDVPFITIDGEDARDFDDAVFCMATDLGTEKRARPGWRLLVAIADVSHYVKPGSALDDDALDRGTSVYFPRRVIPMLPEALSNGICSLNPDVDRLVMVCDMMIPASGAKAGTVVAYQFYEAVIHSHARTTYTDIWAALQQPTGPAAQNLGDLYPHVQTAYELFQAFAQARRSRGAIDFDTVETRIVCNPLGRIERIEPYTRNDAHKLIEECMLAANTCAADFIVRNKRQALFRVHDGPTPEKLQTLRDYLRHIGLTLDGGDDPQTADYAKLIQASRARPDFELIQTMCLRSMQQAIYSPEQTGHFGLSYEHYAHFTSPIRRYPDLLVHRVIRGILHKQRYQPPTLPGTPADPSLPAKVNEHDAWDALGALLSARERRADDASRDVEAWLKCWFVREHVGEVFSGRISGVTSFGVFVTLDTLYVDGLVHISELGSDYFQYNEALNELRGERTGFRYQLGDALQVQVSRVDLEARRIDFRPVRGEDFKSLQAEIEGEPRGAQRPHKKAAGAKPAALRGTTARQRRADAKRAARQETPRKRHN from the coding sequence TTGAAAAAGCGAACCAACAACGACAATAACCGCGACGCTTCCTCCTCGCCAACGGCCGACCTGCCGCCGGATTTCGATCCTAGCGTACCCAGCCGCGAACAGGTGCTCGACACCCTGCGCCACGCTGAAAAACTACTCTCGCTCGAAGCGCTGGCGGACGCCACGCACGCCTCGATTCCCCTGTCCACCGGCTTCATCCGCCGCATCAAGGCCATGGAACGCGATGGCCAGATACGCTTCAACGCGCAGGGTCGGTTGCAGATCTGCAGCGACACCGCCTTCATATCGGGCACCGTCCAGGGGCACCGGGATGGCTACGGATTCCTGATTCCGGACGATGGCAGCCGGGACCTGTTCCTGTCGACCCATGAAATGGCCAAGGTCCTGCATGGCGACCGGGTGCGGGTCAGGGTTTCCGGCGAATACCGGGGCCGCCCCGAAGGCACCATCGTCGAGGTCCTGGAACGCCGCACGGTGAAGCTCGTCGGCCGGTTCCTGAAGGAACACGGCACCTTCGTGGTTGCCCCCGAAGACCAACGCATCAAGCACGACATCCTGATCGCCCCCCAGGACTCCGGTGGCGCCGAACCCGGCCAGGTGGTGACGGTGCAGATCCTGCGCCAGCCCGCCAGCCATATTCAACCGCTGGGCCGCGTCACTGAAGTCCTGGGCGAAATCGACGATCCGGGCATGGAAATCGAGATCGCCGTGCGTAAATTCGACGTGCCGGTCGAGTTTTCCAAAGCCACGCTGCGCCAGTTGAACTCCATCCCCGACCAGGTCCGCGACGGCGAAACTGCCGGGCGCATCGATCTGCGCGACGTGCCATTCATCACGATCGACGGCGAAGACGCCCGCGACTTCGACGACGCCGTGTTCTGCATGGCCACCGACCTGGGCACCGAAAAACGCGCCCGCCCCGGCTGGCGTCTGCTGGTGGCGATCGCCGATGTCAGCCACTACGTGAAGCCCGGCTCGGCCCTCGACGACGACGCCCTGGATCGCGGCACCAGCGTCTACTTCCCGCGCCGGGTGATTCCCATGCTGCCCGAGGCCCTGTCCAACGGCATCTGCTCCCTCAATCCGGACGTGGACCGTCTGGTGATGGTCTGCGACATGATGATTCCGGCGAGCGGCGCAAAAGCCGGCACCGTCGTGGCCTACCAGTTCTACGAGGCCGTCATCCATTCCCACGCGCGGACCACCTACACCGACATCTGGGCGGCCCTGCAGCAGCCCACGGGACCGGCCGCGCAGAACCTGGGGGATCTGTATCCGCACGTTCAGACAGCCTACGAACTCTTCCAGGCCTTCGCACAGGCACGCCGGTCGCGTGGCGCCATCGACTTCGATACGGTCGAAACCCGCATCGTCTGCAATCCGCTGGGCCGCATCGAAAGGATCGAACCTTATACCCGCAACGATGCCCACAAGCTGATCGAGGAATGCATGCTGGCCGCCAATACCTGCGCGGCCGACTTCATCGTGCGCAACAAGCGTCAGGCACTGTTTCGCGTGCATGACGGCCCCACCCCGGAAAAGCTGCAGACCCTGCGCGACTACCTGCGCCACATCGGGCTGACGCTGGACGGCGGCGACGATCCGCAGACCGCCGACTATGCCAAACTGATCCAGGCCAGCCGCGCGCGCCCCGATTTCGAACTGATCCAGACCATGTGCCTGCGTTCGATGCAGCAGGCCATCTACAGCCCGGAACAGACCGGCCACTTCGGCCTGTCCTACGAACACTACGCGCACTTCACATCGCCCATCCGGCGTTATCCGGATCTGCTGGTGCACCGCGTCATCCGCGGCATCCTGCATAAACAGCGCTATCAGCCGCCGACCCTGCCGGGTACCCCGGCCGATCCCTCGCTGCCCGCCAAGGTCAACGAGCACGACGCCTGGGACGCCTTGGGGGCGCTGCTGTCGGCGCGCGAACGGCGCGCGGACGATGCTTCCCGCGATGTCGAAGCCTGGCTGAAATGCTGGTTCGTGCGCGAGCATGTGGGCGAGGTCTTCAGCGGCCGCATCAGCGGGGTCACCAGCTTTGGCGTCTTCGTCACGCTCGACACCCTGTACGTGGATGGGCTGGTTCACATTTCCGAACTCGGTAGCGACTACTTCCAGTACAACGAGGCGTTGAACGAACTGCGCGGCGAGCGCACAGGCTTTCGTTATCAGTTGGGGGATGCCCTGCAGGTGCAGGTGTCACGCGTGGACCTGGAAGCACGCCGCATCGACTTCCGTCCCGTCCGGGGCGAGGACTTCAAGTCCCTCCAGGCTGAAATCGAAGGCGAACCCCGCGGCGCGCAGCGGCCGCACAAAAAGGCGGCAGGCGCCAAGCCGGCCGCCCTGCGCGGCACCACCGCCCGCCAGCGCCGCGCCGACGCCAAACGCGCAGCCCGTCAGGAAACTCCGCGCAAGCGACACAACTGA
- the rlmB gene encoding 23S rRNA (guanosine(2251)-2'-O)-methyltransferase RlmB codes for MSSQQILAGFHAVQARLRHAPDSIRDVYLDTTRQDARMQRCIQQLESAGVRWHAADAQRLDGLAHGVRHQGIVALARPRPLAVAVDEVLDTLEDRQEPALLLVLDGVTDPHNLGACLRTADAAGVHAVIAPKDRAVGLNTTVQRVACGAADTVPYLMVTNLARTLRTLRERDVWLVGTDDGASRSLHDVDARRAMAWVMGAEGEGMRRLTRETCDELVSIPMRGSVESLNVSVASAVCLYETVRQRLV; via the coding sequence ATGTCATCCCAACAGATTCTGGCCGGCTTTCACGCCGTGCAGGCCCGACTGCGCCATGCGCCCGACTCCATCCGCGACGTCTACCTGGACACGACACGGCAGGACGCCCGCATGCAGCGCTGCATCCAGCAACTGGAATCCGCCGGCGTGCGCTGGCATGCGGCTGACGCCCAGCGCCTGGATGGCCTGGCGCATGGCGTGCGCCACCAGGGCATCGTTGCCCTCGCCCGTCCCAGGCCGCTGGCCGTCGCCGTCGACGAAGTGCTGGACACCCTGGAAGACCGCCAGGAACCAGCCCTGCTCCTGGTGCTCGACGGCGTCACGGATCCGCATAATCTGGGCGCCTGCCTGCGCACGGCGGACGCCGCCGGCGTCCATGCGGTCATCGCTCCAAAGGACCGCGCCGTCGGCCTGAATACGACCGTGCAGCGCGTGGCCTGCGGCGCCGCCGACACGGTCCCCTACCTGATGGTCACCAATCTGGCACGCACCCTGCGCACTCTGCGCGAGCGCGACGTCTGGCTGGTGGGCACGGACGATGGCGCCAGTCGCAGCCTGCACGACGTCGATGCGCGACGCGCCATGGCCTGGGTCATGGGCGCGGAAGGCGAAGGCATGCGCCGCCTGACGCGCGAGACCTGCGACGAGTTGGTCTCGATCCCCATGCGGGGCTCCGTCGAAAGCCTGAACGTCAGCGTCGCCAGCGCCGTCTGCCTGTACGAGACCGTGCGCCAGCGCCTGGTCTGA
- a CDS encoding cystathionine gamma-synthase family protein, with product MSAPGFTTQTVHFGHRADTEHGSVHAAIHPSTEYTYRDAHELAAVFQNRKKGYTYARTGTPTTAALETQISMMEQGNGTVAFATGMAALNAVFFALLRQGDHLIASKYIFGNTNSLLMTLENFGVELSLVDATDVAQVQAALRPNTRMVFVETIANPGTQVADLKAIGDLCQAHRLVYVVDSTLSSPYLRPGRDFGASLVVNSLSKHIGGHGNALGGAVTQTGLYDWTHFPHIHEAYRKDDPHTWGLMQIKKKGLRDMGGTLSSDVAHRLAAGAETLGLRMDRICANALALAHFLDDHPLVERVQYPGLPNHPQHARSTEFFGGRHGGLLGVVLKEQTDVFACLNRLHVAALATHLGDNRTLVLPAAHTIYYEMGAERRALMGIPDGFLRISVGIEDEADLIDDFAQALEIR from the coding sequence ATGTCAGCCCCAGGTTTCACGACCCAGACCGTCCATTTCGGCCACCGCGCCGATACCGAGCATGGCTCGGTTCACGCCGCCATCCACCCGTCCACCGAATACACCTACCGGGACGCGCACGAACTGGCCGCCGTCTTCCAGAACCGCAAAAAGGGCTACACCTACGCCCGTACGGGCACGCCGACTACAGCGGCCCTGGAAACGCAGATCTCGATGATGGAACAGGGCAACGGCACGGTCGCGTTCGCCACCGGCATGGCGGCACTCAACGCCGTGTTCTTCGCCCTGCTGCGCCAGGGCGACCACCTGATCGCCAGCAAGTACATCTTCGGCAACACCAACAGCCTGCTGATGACGCTGGAAAATTTCGGCGTAGAACTCAGTCTGGTGGATGCGACCGACGTCGCTCAAGTCCAGGCGGCCCTGCGTCCGAACACCCGCATGGTGTTCGTGGAAACCATCGCCAACCCTGGCACCCAGGTCGCCGACCTGAAGGCGATCGGCGATCTGTGCCAGGCCCATCGGCTGGTGTATGTGGTCGACAGCACCCTGTCGTCGCCCTATCTGCGCCCGGGGCGCGACTTCGGCGCCTCGCTGGTGGTCAATTCCCTATCCAAGCATATCGGCGGACACGGCAACGCCCTGGGCGGCGCGGTCACCCAGACAGGCCTGTACGACTGGACCCATTTTCCCCACATCCACGAGGCCTACCGCAAGGACGATCCCCATACCTGGGGACTCATGCAGATCAAGAAAAAAGGCCTGCGCGACATGGGGGGCACCCTGTCTTCCGATGTGGCCCACCGTCTGGCCGCCGGCGCCGAGACCCTGGGCCTGCGCATGGACCGCATTTGCGCCAACGCCCTCGCGCTGGCGCACTTCCTGGATGACCACCCGCTGGTGGAACGGGTCCAGTATCCGGGCTTGCCCAACCATCCGCAGCACGCCCGCTCCACGGAATTCTTTGGCGGGCGCCATGGCGGCTTGCTGGGTGTGGTGCTGAAGGAACAGACCGACGTCTTCGCCTGCCTGAACCGTTTACACGTGGCGGCCCTGGCCACCCACCTGGGTGACAACCGCACGCTGGTGCTGCCGGCAGCGCACACGATCTACTATGAAATGGGCGCCGAGCGACGGGCGCTCATGGGTATCCCCGACGGATTCCTGCGCATCTCCGTTGGAATCGAAGACGAAGCCGATCTGATCGACGATTTTGCACAGGCCCTCGAGATACGCTGA
- a CDS encoding HU family DNA-binding protein — MNKTELIEHISSKTDLSKADVGRALEAFVGAVKTTLKKKGSVTLVGFGTFAVSERAARTGRNPRTGEAIKIKKARVPKFRPGKALKDAVN; from the coding sequence ATGAACAAGACCGAGCTGATCGAGCATATTTCCTCCAAAACCGATCTGTCCAAGGCCGACGTCGGCCGCGCCCTGGAAGCCTTCGTCGGTGCTGTGAAGACCACCCTGAAGAAGAAGGGCTCGGTCACCCTGGTGGGCTTTGGCACCTTCGCCGTCTCCGAGCGGGCCGCCCGCACGGGCCGCAATCCCCGCACCGGCGAGGCCATCAAGATCAAGAAAGCCCGGGTGCCGAAGTTCCGTCCGGGCAAAGCCCTGAAGGACGCCGTGAACTGA
- a CDS encoding DMT family transporter — protein MSTTTKAYLQLHLCVILWGFTPIFGRLISLDALSLVWWRMLITGIALLALPSVRHQLRRMPWRLTGAYAAIGLLLAVSWLLFYGAIKLSNASVGAICLAAGPIFLAIIEPLITRRPFNARELLLGVALIPGMALIVGGIPSDMYLGLAVGLASAFFLAAFSVFNKRMVDRAGALVVTGTEMTAGALSLMILAPVIPHTGAALQLPGWQDAWLLVVFAVGCTLAPFVLLMKVLRHISAFTMQMATNLEPVYAILIAIPLLGEQMELSPLFYLGVVVVIGAVILQPIIVRGKV, from the coding sequence GTGTCCACCACCACCAAGGCTTACCTGCAGCTTCACCTATGCGTGATCCTGTGGGGGTTCACGCCGATCTTCGGCCGTCTGATCTCCCTGGATGCCTTGTCACTTGTCTGGTGGCGTATGCTGATCACGGGCATCGCCTTGCTGGCACTGCCCAGCGTCCGGCACCAGCTTCGACGGATGCCATGGCGGCTGACCGGCGCCTACGCCGCGATCGGACTGCTGCTGGCAGTCAGCTGGCTTCTGTTCTACGGCGCGATCAAACTGTCGAATGCCTCGGTCGGCGCGATCTGCCTGGCGGCCGGCCCCATCTTTCTTGCCATCATCGAACCGCTGATCACCCGGCGGCCGTTCAATGCGCGGGAACTTCTGCTGGGTGTCGCCCTGATCCCAGGCATGGCGCTGATCGTCGGCGGCATCCCGTCCGACATGTACCTGGGACTGGCCGTCGGGCTGGCCTCCGCCTTCTTCCTGGCCGCATTCAGCGTCTTCAACAAGCGGATGGTGGACCGTGCCGGCGCGTTGGTGGTCACCGGCACGGAAATGACCGCGGGCGCCCTGTCCCTGATGATCCTCGCCCCCGTCATCCCGCACACCGGCGCCGCGCTGCAATTGCCCGGCTGGCAGGATGCCTGGCTGCTGGTGGTGTTCGCGGTTGGATGCACGCTGGCACCTTTCGTGCTGCTGATGAAGGTGTTGCGCCACATCAGCGCCTTCACGATGCAGATGGCCACGAATCTGGAACCGGTCTACGCGATCCTGATCGCGATCCCGCTACTGGGCGAACAGATGGAGCTCAGCCCGCTGTTCTACCTGGGGGTCGTGGTCGTGATCGGCGCCGTGATCCTGCAACCCATCATCGTGCGCGGCAAGGTCTGA
- the mnmH gene encoding tRNA 2-selenouridine(34) synthase MnmH gives MNRPAHPPGSLRCGLESLDQFDEIIDVRTPAEYADDHIPGAINAPVLSNEERVLIGTMYAQESPFKATRLGAALVARHIAGYLETLFADRPQNWRPLIYCWRGGKRSGSMTTWFNLIGWRARQLDGGYKTWRRHVIDTLETAPARLNCIVLTGPTGSGKTRLLQALGQAGAQILDLEGLARHRGSLLGDLPEQPQPSQRGFESALLRAIDGLDPAHPVFIEAESRRIGQLSLPDALLQAMHGGRCVRVQATLPQRIEFLLQDYRHLFDAPDAFKQTLERLVGLHSRQTIHDWQTLIDADRRAELFQALVQDHYDPAYRRSSHSHYDGLAQAPVFDYDPTDADGRQQALALMRQCGLLVPTPAS, from the coding sequence ATGAATCGCCCTGCACACCCGCCCGGCTCCCTGCGCTGCGGCCTGGAATCCCTGGATCAATTCGACGAGATCATCGACGTCCGCACCCCGGCGGAATACGCCGACGACCACATCCCCGGCGCGATCAACGCGCCCGTCCTGAGCAACGAGGAACGCGTCCTGATCGGCACGATGTATGCCCAGGAATCCCCGTTCAAGGCCACGCGTCTGGGCGCCGCCCTGGTGGCGCGCCACATCGCCGGCTATCTCGAAACCCTGTTCGCGGATCGCCCCCAAAACTGGCGGCCACTGATCTACTGCTGGCGCGGCGGCAAGCGCTCCGGCTCCATGACGACCTGGTTCAACCTGATCGGCTGGCGCGCGCGGCAGCTGGACGGCGGCTACAAGACCTGGCGTCGTCATGTGATCGACACCCTGGAAACGGCACCTGCCCGACTGAACTGCATCGTGCTGACCGGCCCGACCGGCTCGGGCAAGACACGGCTGCTGCAGGCCCTGGGCCAAGCAGGCGCCCAGATTCTGGACCTGGAAGGCCTGGCCCGCCATCGCGGGTCGTTGTTGGGCGATCTGCCTGAACAGCCACAACCCAGTCAGCGCGGCTTCGAATCGGCGCTGTTGCGCGCCATCGACGGCCTGGACCCGGCACACCCGGTCTTCATCGAGGCTGAAAGCCGCCGCATCGGCCAACTGAGCCTGCCCGATGCGCTGCTGCAGGCCATGCATGGCGGGCGCTGCGTGCGCGTGCAGGCCACGCTGCCGCAACGCATCGAATTCCTGCTGCAGGATTACCGCCACCTGTTCGACGCGCCGGACGCATTCAAGCAGACACTGGAACGGCTCGTGGGGCTGCACAGCCGGCAGACCATCCACGACTGGCAGACACTGATCGACGCCGACCGGCGCGCGGAGCTGTTCCAGGCGCTGGTCCAGGACCACTACGATCCGGCCTACCGGCGCAGCAGCCACAGCCACTATGACGGGCTGGCACAAGCCCCCGTCTTCGACTACGACCCGACGGATGCCGATGGACGCCAGCAGGCACTGGCGCTGATGCGGCAGTGCGGCTTGCTCGTCCCAACTCCTGCTTCCTGA